In Pelobacter propionicus DSM 2379, the genomic window GACCTTTCTCCAAGGGAAACTGCTCTGACGTTTCTGGGGATGATCCAATTCACTGCGCTGCGCTGGACTATCGGAGGCTCATCATTTGATATCAGGGATGAAGCCAAAAAACTCTGGGAAAATTTCTTGCACCTCGTAAGCTGATTTTTTTGACTTTTATGTGAATTTATATTCACATAAAATGCTTCTGGAATAAAGGTGGGTAACCATGAAAGTATATTTGCTGCTCCTGTTGACGATTCTGTTTTTACCTCATGCTCTTTACGCCGCGAACATTCTGACGCTTGATGACGCTCTGGAAACTGCCCTGAAAAATCACCCTCAATTGATGGAAGCCAGAGAATATCTTCATGGTGCTGAGGCCCGAACCCTTCAGGCAAAAGCCTCTTACTATCCACAGGTCAGTATTGCAGCTGACTGGAACAAAGGGCGGACGTTCCTGACGCCAACGGAAAGTATAAAATCTACAAAAGTGCATTCTGAGGCGGTTTACCTCAAGCAAACCATCTATGACTTCGGCCGGACAGCAAATGCGGTTGAAGCGGCACACGAGGCTGACATTGCAGCTTCGGAAACAGTTGCTGTAACGCGTCAGGATCTGGCATTCCGGGTAAGATCCGCATACTATCTTTTACTTGCTGCAGAAAAGCAGGTCGTTGCAGTAAAGGAAACCGTTGAAGCCAGGGAAGCGGTTTTCAGGCAGGCCCAGGAGTTTTTTAGCCAAGGTATCAGGGCTAAGGTAGAAGTCACAAGGGCCGAGGCAAATCTGTACGCGGCCAGGACTGCTTTAATACGGGCAGAGAATAACAGGGATATCGCCTGGGTCGAACTTTCCAACTCCATCGGGATCCCCTCTTTAAATAAATGCATTCTTGCTGAACCTTCAACTGCAATCGGGGCTGTGCCGGATCGTGCCTTTGCCCAGAACGAAGCTTTAAACAACAGGGCTGAGCTGAAACGCCAAACAGCCTTGAAAAACTCGGCAGCAGCCTCATTGAAAGCAGCAAAAAGTGGATATCTCCCTCTGTTAACCGGTACAGCCAGTGCTGGCTATGCAGACAGGGACTTCCCTCCCGGTGGAAATGTCTGGGCGATAGGATTGAATCTGACCATTCCGATATTCTCCGGTTTTTCAACTGTTGCGCAGACAAAAGAGGCCGTGGCCGCACTGCGCGGAGTCGAAGCGCAACACAACAACCTGAAGTTGCAGATCGCAAAAGACGTTGAAACCGCCTGGTTCAGTATCAGAGAGGCTACGGCACGAATTTCATCAACTGAAAAGGAAGTGATTGCCGCTCGAGAGAATCGGTCTCTGGCCATGGGACGTTATCAGGAAGGGATTGGCAACATAATTGAGGTAACCGATGCACAATCACAATCACTTGATGCCGATACATCAAAAATCCAGGCGATTTATGATTATCACATTGCGGTAGCCAGGCTTCACAGGGCAATCGGCAAAGAATAGCTAGCAGCAACTCAAGGAGTTCAGTGATGGAACTGATCAAGAAAATAATACAGAAGAAAAAAATGTGGATCTGGGCATTAATTGTTTTGTCCGTGGTCATCCTTCTTAAGCTGACACTGCTGGCTCCGCCAAAGGTGCTGGCCGTAAAGCTGGTAAAGCGCGATCTGACAGCACAGGTCTATGGAAATGGCACAGTGGAGGCCAAAGTGCTGGTAGGGGTTTCCAGTAAGATCACCGGCCGGATTGTTGAACTGTATGCTGATCAGGGCGATCATGTCAAAAGTGGTCAACTGCTCGCCACCCTTGAAAGCGATGATCTTATCCAGCAACAACACCAGGCAGAGGCTGGAGTCAATAAGTCAGCGGCAAACCTGAATGTAGAAAAGGCCAACCTCCAGAAGGCTCTGGCAAATCTGACCCTGGCTGAAAAAAATGCCGGGCGTTTTAAAAAACTTGCGGATCAAAACATGGTCTCCAGGCTTGAGGCCGAACAGTATGACAACATCTGGCAGATTGCCAAAGAAGAGGTGGCTCGCTGCTCTGCGTCGCTGGAATCGGTCCGAATGGAACAAACAGGTAACAGGGCCAGCTTGGGTTTTGCGCGGAGCAAAGCAGCTGATACCCGGATCTATGCTCCTTACGACGGGGTAATTATCACGCGAGATCTGGAAAAGGGTGCAACTGTGGTACCCGGCCAAGTTGTTTTCAGTCTTGCTGACCCTAAAACCGTCTGGGTCAAGGCGAATGTGGACGAATCGCAGTTAAAAGGCGTAGCTGTCGGCAAGAGAGCCGTCATATCTCTACGCTCATCTCCGGGGCGGCAATATCCCGGACAAGTGGCTCGTATTGGACGACAGAGCGATCGTGTTACTGAGGAGCTGGAGGTGGATGTGGCTTTTACACCTCCGTTAAACAATTTCAGGCTGGGGGAGCAAGCAGATGTCTACATTATTACTGAAACAAAAACATCGGCACCTTCTCTACAATCAGTCGCGCTGATAACCAGGGAAAATACACGCGGTGTTTGGATAATAGAGAACGGCAGGCTGAGGTTTAAGCCAGTTGTTATCGGAATCGAAGATACTAATAATTTTACGGAGATTATAAGTGGCCTTGATGTTAACGATAATATTGTAGTAGCCCCTCAACCAGTGATGTCCAAATTTCGTAACGGACAGAAGGTACGATTGCAATGAATCTCGCCATCCGGGACATAAGATATAACCTCGGTAGATTTATTCTGACCTCTATTGGCTTGGGCCTTCTCCTGGGAGTGGTCATAAGTATGGGGGGGATCTATCGTGGTTTGATAGCAGACTCGCTGTCAATCCTCAATGTTAACAAGGCGGATATCTGGGTTGTTCAGCAGGGCACTAATGGTCCCTTTGCCGAGAGTTCGCGCATTCCTGAGGAGATCAAATACCGTATCGCCGCTATTCCGGGAGTGTTGCAGGTAGCCCCGCTCGCATTTCAGACTATTCAGATAGAACGTAATGCCAAACCGTTTCGCTTTTTTTTGATGGGATACGACTTGAACAGCTTTGGCGGGCCGCCGGAAATCATTGCAGGACGTGATATCCGCCAGAAACATTACGAAATGGTTGTTGCCGAAGCGATGAAGATGGCGCTCGGTGAAAAAATACACCTGGGGATTCATGACTACACAGTGGTCGGCATTACCGGGAAGATCGTTTCCTCAGGAGGCGATCCGGTTGCATATGTGAGTCTTGCAGATGCGCAGGAAATTCAGTTCAAGCAAGACAATAATGCCACACGTAACAACCGCGAAAAAATAGGCTCACAAGTGAACGGAAACAAGACACTTTCACCGATTCAAAATCGGCTGATGAAACAGAGCATCGTTGACGTGACCGAATCTACCCACACGATAAATACGGTTATAGCAAAACTCTCTCCCGGCAAGGATTTGAAAGAGGTGCAGGAGCGGGTATCGCGATGGAATCATTATCGAGCCATCTCCGACGAAGAACAAACCAAAATACTGTCCAAAGGCATGATAGAAAAAGCCAGGATGCAATTAGGGCTTTTCAGCATCATACTTCTTATCATTTCGTCTGTTATCATCTCCCTGATCATCTATACCTCGACCCTCGACAAGATCAGGGTCATTGCCACGCTGAAACTTATCGGCTCTCAGAACCGGGTAATAGTTGGCATGATTCTTCAGCAGTCATTGTTGATGGGGATTCTTGCCTACGGTATCGGTTATGTGCTTATCCTGATAACCAGTGAAAAATTTCCTCGCCGGGTCGTTCTTGAAACATTGGACCTGCAATCGCTTTTTATCATTGTCATAGCAATATGCACGATTTCGAGCTTTGTAGGCATACGGAAGGCGCTTAGTGTCGAACCGGCAGAAGCGTTGGGTGGTTAAATTATGTATGCGATAGAAGTGGAAAAACTCACAAAAATATATGGTAAAGGCGAAACAGCGGTAACCGCCATATCAGATGCAAACTTTCAGGTCAAACCTGGGGAGTTGGTCGCCTTCCTCGGTCCTTCAGGTTCTGGCAAGACTACTATTCTAACCTGTATTGGCCTGATTAACGAGCCGACACGCGGCAAGGTGGTCATAGACGGCACAACCGTAGCCGATTCCGGATGGCAAAACGGCATTGACCTGAAACGGATGCGCCGTGAAAAACTCGGATTTATCTTCCAGGCCCACAACCTGATCCCGTTTCTGACTGCTGTGGAAAACGTGATGGTAGCACTGCAGATCAATGGGGTGGGACGCAAAGAGGCCCAAAAACGTTCCGCTGAGCTCCTGGATGCGCTCAATCTCGGGCACCGACTCAACAATTACCCGTCAGCCCTTTCCGGTGGGGAATCTCAGCGAGTTGCCATTGCGCGGGCATTGGCCAACAAGCCAAAAGTAATCCTTGCCGATGAACCAACTGCTGCCCTAGACACTGAAAATGGGAAAAATGTCATGGCCCTTCTTAAGCTCCTGGCTGTTGAAAACCATTCGGCAATTCTGGTCGTTACCCATGACCACAGAATGGTGGAGGGGTTTGACAGGATTTTCCAGGTAAGTGATGGTCGCATTATAGGCGAACACAAAAATGGAGATATTTGAATACGCGCATAGCGATTGATAATGCACGTATTATTGAGTACCCCCTACAAAAATGTATTCTTCTGTAAGACAATCAAGACCTTGAAATCGATGCTACGGGGACATATATCAAGATAGTTGGTGGTTTGATGATGCTGGTATCCAACGATAGAGCGTAGGAATTGATATACCAAGATTATCTGCGACCTCTTTTGGGGTAACGCCAGAGGATAAGAGCTTCTTTGCAGATTCAATCTTGCTGTCTGTCATCTTACGCTTACGTCCTCCAATTCTCCCATTTTTGCGTGCGGCAACTAATCCAGCTCTGGTTCGTTCAACGATCAGCTCTCGCTCCATTTGCGCCAGACTCGCCATCACATGGAAGAAAAAACGTCCAGACGGAGTGCCGGTATCAATGCTGTCTGTGAGACTCTTGAAATTAACTCCCCGTTTCTCCAGTTCGGTGATGAGATCGATCAACCCCTTGACGCTTCGCCCTAAGCGATCGAGCTTCCACACGACAAGCGTGTCACCATCCCGCAACACCTCCAACGTCAGTGTTAAGCCTGGGCGCTCGGCACGAGTTCCACTTATTTGGTCTTCATATATTTTACCGCATCCTGCTTGGGTGAGCGCACTAAGCTGCAAATCCAAGTTTTGATCCAGGGTTGAAACACGAGCATAACCAACTAACATTGATCTGCCTCCAATAGTGCCAAGATTCTCAAAATTCGTTGCAACGATAACAAAACGAGAATAGTATTTCAAGAATGGTTTTTGATAATTGTAACACATTGAATTTATGTATTCAGACTAACTAAAAAAAGTGATTATCATAAACGAACGTTTTCGATAAGGAGTCTCTATGCCTCGCCGCTCGATTCTCACCGACTCAGAACGAGAAAACCTACTGGTGCCTCCAGACAGTAAAGAGGATTTGATTCAGCATTATTTCTTCAGCGAATCCGACCTCACCATTATCCGGCAGCACCGAGGAGCTGCAAATAGGATTGGTTTTGCCGTCCAGCTTTGTTACATGAGATACCCAGGAATAATTCTCGGTACAGATGAAATCCCCCATACCGCACTTTTGAAATTCGTTGCAAGACAACTTAACGAGTCAACCGACAAATGGAAAGAATATGGCCAGCGTTTCCAGACAAGACGAGAACATCTTGTAGAATTGCAGACTGTTTTTAAATTTAAAACTTTTGGCACTGAAGACTATCCAGTAGCTGTAGAAAGCCTTGAATCTATCGCCTGGCAAACTGACAAGGGAATTGTGCTTGTTGAGGCGCTTATGCGGTATTTGCGTGGCCAGTCCATCCTTTTGCCTACAATTAATGTCATAGAACGTATCTGTGCCGAGGCCATTACTAAATCAACACGGCGAATTTATGCTGCTCTCACAGAGCAACTTTCCAAGGCACAACTCCAAAATCTCGACACACTACTGAGCCTCAAGCCCGAATCGAAAGTAACCATGCTGTCATGGCTGCGACAGCCGACGGGATCAGCCAAGGCTCGGCATATCCTTGAACATATTGAGCGTTTGCAAGCAACACGTGAACTTGGTTTGCCAGATGGGTTGGAAAAAGTAATCCACCAGAACCGGTTATTGAAAATTGCCAGGGAAGGCCGGCAAATGACCCCAGCAGATCTGGGGAAGTTTGAACAGAACCGCCGCTACGCAACACTCACAGCCCTTGTTCTGGAACTGCAAGCAACCATTACCGATGAAATCATCGAATTGAACGATCGTATTATCGGCAGTTTATTCAGCCGAGCCAAACGCAGTCATGAACAGCAATTCCAGCAATCCGGCAAAGAAATCAATGACAAAGTCAGATTGCTCTGGAGGATTGGGCAAGCATTGATTCAGGCTAAACAGAACGGCTCAGATCCTTTCGCCGCCATTGAAAATATTATTCCTTGGGACACGTTTGCTAAAAGCATTACTGAAGCCCAATCACTTTCCCAGCCAGAGGATTTCGATTACCTGCACCTGGTCGGCGACCACTACTCTCAGATTCGTCGCTATGCACCGGTTTTTCTGGAAACGCTCCAACTGAGTTCAACTCCTGCAGCCAGAGAAATACTCGAAGCCATTGAAACACTAAAGCGGTTAAATGCTGCCAACATGCGTAAAATACCGGATGACGCTCCCACAGGCTTTGTTCGTAAGCGTTGGAAGCCGTTGGTGTTTACGGATGAAGGTGTGAATAGGCGATATTATGAACTCTGCTTACTATCTGAACTGAAGAACTCCCTTCGTTCTGGGGATGTCTGGGTACATGGTTCCAGTCAGTTCAAAGATTTCAATGAATACCTGCTGCCTGCGGACAGATATTCGGAGCTTAAAAAAGCTGAAAGCCTGGGTTTGGCTATTGACTGTGATTGTGAACGTTACCTTAATAGCCGGATGCAACTACTGACACAAAAACTGGAAACGGTAAACCAATTGGCCGCAAATGACGAACTTCCGGAGGCAACCATCGGCAATTCTGGCTTGCGGATTTCACCTCTGACAAATGCAGTTCCGGAAGAGGCAAACAGCTTGATGAGACAGGCATATGAACTATTGCCGCACGTCAAGATTACCGAACTATTACAGGAGGTGGATGATTGGACCGGCTTTACCCGCCATTTCTCTCACGTAAAAAGTGGTAGCGAGGCCAAAGACAAAACCTTGCTACTGACGACGATTCTGGCTGATGCAATCAACCTCGGGCTCAGCAAAATGGTTGAGTCTTGCCCCGGCACCACCTACCAGAAGCTTTCATGGCTTCAAGCCTGGTATATCCGTGATGAAACGTATTCAGCTGCCTTGGCAGATTTGGTAAACAAACAGAACCGGCATCCTTTTTCTGCGAATTGGGGAGATGGCACGACATCATCTTCAGACGGACAGCGATTCAAGGCCGGTGGGCATGCTGAACGCACCGGCTGTCAATGGGGACGTAAAAGTGTACCAGTTTCGGGAATTGAAAAGTGTACCACCCTGCTGGTTGGAGAAGCGCCTCAATCAGGTGTTGTTGAAATGGATTCACCTCCTTTCTGAGAGAGTTGCTTGGCGAAGGCATGTCCCTGTAACCGGTAGCTGTGCCCTTTGATGTTGACCACCTTGCTGTGGTGAAGCAGTCGGTCCAGGATGGCCGAAGCAATGACCTGGTCTCCGAAGAGTTCCTGCCAATCGGAGAAGCTCTTGTTGGAGGTGATGATGGTCGAGCTTTTCTCGTAGCGGTAGGAGATGAACTGGAAGAAGAGGTAGGCTTCCTGATTGTTGACCGGCAGGTAGCCAACTTCATCGACGATCACCAGGCTTGAGTTGAGATAGGCCTTTCCCTTGGCCTGACTCTCCTTCAGCTTGGCGATCAGGGTGTGCATGGTGGTGAAGTAAACCTTGAAGCCGTGATAGCAGGCCTTGATTGCCAGGGCGATGGCGAGGTGGGTCTTACCCACTCCCGGCGGTCCCAGGAAGATGACATTTTCGTGTTTGGCCAGAAAGGTCAGATCGAAGAGTTCCATCACCGCTTTCTTGTCCAGATGGGGGTGGAAGGTGAAGTCGTACTCCTCGATGGTCTTGGCCATGGGAAGACCGGCTATCTTCATGGCGGTATCCACGCGGCGCTTGTCCTTTGCCGCCACTTCTTCCTCCAGGAGTCGGTCAAGAAAGGCAAGGTGAGAGCTCCCATCGCTCTGGGTGATGGTGGCGACATCGTCAAGGATTTCCACCGCCTTGAAGAGCTTCAGCCGTTTCAGGTTGTCCTGGAGGCGCTCATAGGTCAGCTGTTCCATGGGGCACCTCCGGCGGCGTAGCGGTCATACTCTTCCAGAGGGCGACGGTAGACTTCGGGGTAGAGCGTTCCGGTCGTGAGACCACGGGTGGCCATCCCCCGGTCCTGACCATAGCGCGGGGTCTGCCGGGGAGTCCGGGGTGGCGGTTTGTCAGGAATGCCGATGGTCTGCCCGTTGATCTCCGGAATCTGGTACAGGGCCAGCAGTTCGTCATCGTGATAGATCCGAATGACGCTGGCCTTGACCTTCAAAAGGACCTTTCTCCCCGCGGCCTGGTAGGGAACGTAGTAGCGGTTGCCGCCAAAGGAGAGCAGGCAGTCCTTATAGACCTTGCGAAAATACTTGAGGGATGTGTCGTACTCGGAGGGCGGTAGCGCTCCCAGGCAGGGCTGTTCCTGCTCCCAGCGAGCCTGAACCTGCTGACGGTGGGTACCGTGGATACGCTGGTGGGCGGTCTCCGCGATCCAGGCAGCAACATCCTGATTGGTCTCTTCCAGAGAATGGAATCCATACCCCCGCCAGAAGCTTTCCCGCACATAGTGCATGGGGCGTTCGACCTTTCCCTTTACCCAGGGGCTGTAGGGAGGGCAGAGGCGGGGCGTAAAACCGTAGTGCCTGGCAAAATGGAGGAATTCGGTGTTGAACACCGGCCGGCCATTCTCCCGGCCCACGACGACCTGCTTCATGTTGTCGTAGAGGATTTCGGCGGGAACGCCCTTGAGGTGGCGAAATGCCCGGAGGTGACAGTCCATGAACGCCTCCAGGGTGCATCGTTCAACGAATTCGACGTACATGGCCCGGGAAAATCCCAGGACCATTACGAAGGCGTAAAGGGGTGTGGTCTTTCCCGTGGAATCGACCACCTTGAAATCTCCCCAGTCAACCTGGGCCTGGAGACCGGGCTCCGTTTCGAAGCGCTGATAAGCAATGCGACGCTTCTGTTCCTTGATGGAGCGGACGAATACCTTGAGGGTATCGTAACTGCCGGAATACCCCATCCTTTTGATGCGGGTGAGTATCCAGGTGGCCTGATATTCATCCTCATCGAGAAAATCCCGGATGATCTGGTGATACGGTTCAAGGATGGATGGTTTGGTGTCTTTCCGGTGATATGCGGGGAAAGAGTTGCTTTCGAGATACTTCTTCACAGTCTTGCGATGAATGCCCAGCTTGCGTGCGATCCATCGGATACTGTGGCCGGAGCGTTTGAGTGCGGCTATGTCCATAACTACCTCCGTGGAAATCATGGGCACCCCTCCTTTCATAAGAAGGGATACCACTGCTTCCAGGGTGGTACACTTTTCGTTACCGCTTTTGGGACATTATTGCACTACCATTGACACCGGCCAAGTCAACCCTAAATATGGCAATGAACCTGGGGTATTATTCTATACGCATATTTCCGACCAATATGCTCCTTTCCACACGAAGGTCATCAATGTCGGAGTTCGCGATGCCACGCATGTCTTGGATGGACTATTGTATCATGAGTCCGATTTACAGATTGAGGAGCATTATACTGATACTGCGGGTTTCACCGATCATGTATTTGCATTGATGCATTTGCTTGGTTTCCGATTCGCTCCTCGTATTCGTGATCTTGCTGAAAAGAAATTGTACATCCCTGATGGCAAGATCAAATATGCAGCAATTGATTCGCTGATAGGTGGTGCTTTGAATATTCGGCAAATACAGAGTCATTGGGATGATATCTTGAGATCTGCCGCATCGATCAAAAATGGAGTGGTTACAGCTTCATTGCTTCTGAGAAAGATCGGAAGTTATCCAAGGCAGAATGGCTTAGCCGTTGCTCTCCGTGAGCTGGGGAAAATAGAAAGAACTTTGTTCACTTTGGATTGGTTACAGGATGTTGAATTGAGGCGTCGGGTCAATGCTGGATTAAATAAAGGGGAGGCCAAAAACGCATTGGCGCGTGCTGTGTTTTTCAATCGATTGGGAGAAATGCGTGATCGTAGTTTCGAGCATCAGCGTTATCGGGCAAGTGGTCTTAATCTGGTGGTCGCTGCAATCATTCTTTGGAATACGGTTTATCTTGAAAAAGCCATCCAGACTTTTAAGGAAAATGGCAAAGTAATCGACGACATCCTGCTCGGTAATTTGTCTCCTCTGGGATGGGAACACATCAACCTGACAGGTGACTACATATGGAAATCATCCAAAAAGACAGATAAAAGTAAATTTAGACCGTTGCGGCCATTTCAAAATCCTTAACGTGCTTTATAATCCGTTTTCTGTGGTGACCCCTTATGATGCAGACGTGTTTGACGACCCCTATTGGGACCGAAAACGCCAAATTTTCCATTCAAAGTTCTAGCTAAATGCAACAGCTTCAAGCCCTGGTCTTACTGACTCATGTCATATGATTGAGTAGGCTGGCTTGTCCATTGCTCTTCAATAAAAACCCTGCCGCACTGCCTCTTGCTAGGCAAAAAAACTTGACACTCATAATTTTGATGGTTAATATTGACTCACTTTTCTATCTCCTTTTTTCAAGGAACTCCATGTCGCTTTCTGCGCCACGGACAAACTGTTCAGGAAAGCCCTGAACAGAAGCACCCTCGGCAGAGGACGTTTTTCACTGTGACCCCGGGCCATTCTGCCCCCTCACAGGTCGATTCAGAACAGTCTCTTAGGGTATAAGCGACTTTAAACAGCAACACTATAGGTGCGCCTTTTCTCAAGAATGAATTGGTGCCCCCTTTTTATTGACCCGACCAGGCATTTGCCAGTTCGGGTTTTTGCGTTTCACTTCCGTGACAAGCCTTACAAGCGACGGACAAACCAAATCAAGATCCAAAATTATCATCTGCAACACCTCGCGGGAGATCAAAACACTCCCACAAGGGTGATTTGTCTCCCGTAGAGCACACACTCGAAAGGAGGCATGATGCAAAATCTTCAAAGAAAAGTACCTTCCAATGTGCTATCCTTCGTATCCAGCCACATCAAGGGATCGGAGGAAGTAATGGAACGGTACAAAGCAGTCTGTAGCATCATCAAGTCGGATGAAGTCGCAGTTAGACTTCTCGAAGGACTTATAGATGCCGCAACAAGGTACTTTGGCAAGGTCGTGGAGATGGAAAACAGGCTTCAGACCGCAAGATTTCGTTTGGAATCCGAAGAACTAAAGGCCCTGACCGAAGATCTCGATAGATCAAGGCGATTTGCACATGACGCCATGATCAGCGATCTGCATATCTTCAACCGATACCTTGTCAAAGAGTATGGTGAGGATTTGTCAGAAGCGGGATTCCAGGGCGGCATATTCCCAAATCCTGATGCAATTCGTGATCGTATCGCAATCGCTGACTGGGCTGGGGAATTGTTAAGCGGTATCTATGCTGCAAGAAAAAAATAGTCAATAAAACAGACTCAACCATCAGGGTGACACTTTCGAGTGATCGCCTATTTCATTAACCCCACACCGGGAGACAAATAACTCCCATCTGGGGTTTTTGCGTCTCCTGAGTGTACAAAACACGAAAAGGAGATGGATTATGGCCAGCTTGAACAAAGTTATGTTGATTGCAGCACTCGGAAAAGACCCGGAAGTACGTTACACCAGTTCAGGCACAGCAGTTGCTAGCCTGAGCGTTGCCACCACCGAAAAAACCAAGAATAGCAGCGGTGAGTGGGAAGATCGTACCGAGTGGCATCGAGTGGTTTTTTGGGCTCGCCAAGCTGAAATTGCCGGCGAGTATCTTTCCAAGGGAAAGTCGGTCTATATTGAGGGTCGTTTACAGACCAGGGAATACGAAAAGGACGGCATCAAGCGCTATACCACCGAAATTGTGGGCGAGAAACTGCAAATGCTCTCCCCCAAGGGCGATCGCAACAACAGCAACACTGATGGATCGACAAGCAATAATAGTGGTGGCAACAAAAGCGGTGCGTCAGACAAATTCGAGGATCAGGATATTCCATTCTGAGATACACCTTTGTATTACAAAGGAATGTACGGATATCTAAATAAAAGCGACA contains:
- a CDS encoding TolC family protein; amino-acid sequence: MKVYLLLLLTILFLPHALYAANILTLDDALETALKNHPQLMEAREYLHGAEARTLQAKASYYPQVSIAADWNKGRTFLTPTESIKSTKVHSEAVYLKQTIYDFGRTANAVEAAHEADIAASETVAVTRQDLAFRVRSAYYLLLAAEKQVVAVKETVEAREAVFRQAQEFFSQGIRAKVEVTRAEANLYAARTALIRAENNRDIAWVELSNSIGIPSLNKCILAEPSTAIGAVPDRAFAQNEALNNRAELKRQTALKNSAAASLKAAKSGYLPLLTGTASAGYADRDFPPGGNVWAIGLNLTIPIFSGFSTVAQTKEAVAALRGVEAQHNNLKLQIAKDVETAWFSIREATARISSTEKEVIAARENRSLAMGRYQEGIGNIIEVTDAQSQSLDADTSKIQAIYDYHIAVARLHRAIGKE
- a CDS encoding efflux RND transporter periplasmic adaptor subunit, which translates into the protein MELIKKIIQKKKMWIWALIVLSVVILLKLTLLAPPKVLAVKLVKRDLTAQVYGNGTVEAKVLVGVSSKITGRIVELYADQGDHVKSGQLLATLESDDLIQQQHQAEAGVNKSAANLNVEKANLQKALANLTLAEKNAGRFKKLADQNMVSRLEAEQYDNIWQIAKEEVARCSASLESVRMEQTGNRASLGFARSKAADTRIYAPYDGVIITRDLEKGATVVPGQVVFSLADPKTVWVKANVDESQLKGVAVGKRAVISLRSSPGRQYPGQVARIGRQSDRVTEELEVDVAFTPPLNNFRLGEQADVYIITETKTSAPSLQSVALITRENTRGVWIIENGRLRFKPVVIGIEDTNNFTEIISGLDVNDNIVVAPQPVMSKFRNGQKVRLQ
- a CDS encoding ABC transporter permease, which encodes MNLAIRDIRYNLGRFILTSIGLGLLLGVVISMGGIYRGLIADSLSILNVNKADIWVVQQGTNGPFAESSRIPEEIKYRIAAIPGVLQVAPLAFQTIQIERNAKPFRFFLMGYDLNSFGGPPEIIAGRDIRQKHYEMVVAEAMKMALGEKIHLGIHDYTVVGITGKIVSSGGDPVAYVSLADAQEIQFKQDNNATRNNREKIGSQVNGNKTLSPIQNRLMKQSIVDVTESTHTINTVIAKLSPGKDLKEVQERVSRWNHYRAISDEEQTKILSKGMIEKARMQLGLFSIILLIISSVIISLIIYTSTLDKIRVIATLKLIGSQNRVIVGMILQQSLLMGILAYGIGYVLILITSEKFPRRVVLETLDLQSLFIIVIAICTISSFVGIRKALSVEPAEALGG
- a CDS encoding ABC transporter ATP-binding protein; its protein translation is MYAIEVEKLTKIYGKGETAVTAISDANFQVKPGELVAFLGPSGSGKTTILTCIGLINEPTRGKVVIDGTTVADSGWQNGIDLKRMRREKLGFIFQAHNLIPFLTAVENVMVALQINGVGRKEAQKRSAELLDALNLGHRLNNYPSALSGGESQRVAIARALANKPKVILADEPTAALDTENGKNVMALLKLLAVENHSAILVVTHDHRMVEGFDRIFQVSDGRIIGEHKNGDI
- a CDS encoding recombinase family protein codes for the protein MLVGYARVSTLDQNLDLQLSALTQAGCGKIYEDQISGTRAERPGLTLTLEVLRDGDTLVVWKLDRLGRSVKGLIDLITELEKRGVNFKSLTDSIDTGTPSGRFFFHVMASLAQMERELIVERTRAGLVAARKNGRIGGRKRKMTDSKIESAKKLLSSGVTPKEVADNLGISIPTLYRWIPASSNHQLS
- the istB gene encoding IS21-like element ISPepr5 family helper ATPase IstB gives rise to the protein MEQLTYERLQDNLKRLKLFKAVEILDDVATITQSDGSSHLAFLDRLLEEEVAAKDKRRVDTAMKIAGLPMAKTIEEYDFTFHPHLDKKAVMELFDLTFLAKHENVIFLGPPGVGKTHLAIALAIKACYHGFKVYFTTMHTLIAKLKESQAKGKAYLNSSLVIVDEVGYLPVNNQEAYLFFQFISYRYEKSSTIITSNKSFSDWQELFGDQVIASAILDRLLHHSKVVNIKGHSYRLQGHAFAKQLSQKGGESISTTPD
- the istA gene encoding IS21-like element ISPepr5 family transposase; the protein is MDIAALKRSGHSIRWIARKLGIHRKTVKKYLESNSFPAYHRKDTKPSILEPYHQIIRDFLDEDEYQATWILTRIKRMGYSGSYDTLKVFVRSIKEQKRRIAYQRFETEPGLQAQVDWGDFKVVDSTGKTTPLYAFVMVLGFSRAMYVEFVERCTLEAFMDCHLRAFRHLKGVPAEILYDNMKQVVVGRENGRPVFNTEFLHFARHYGFTPRLCPPYSPWVKGKVERPMHYVRESFWRGYGFHSLEETNQDVAAWIAETAHQRIHGTHRQQVQARWEQEQPCLGALPPSEYDTSLKYFRKVYKDCLLSFGGNRYYVPYQAAGRKVLLKVKASVIRIYHDDELLALYQIPEINGQTIGIPDKPPPRTPRQTPRYGQDRGMATRGLTTGTLYPEVYRRPLEEYDRYAAGGAPWNS
- a CDS encoding DUF3232 domain-containing protein encodes the protein MMQNLQRKVPSNVLSFVSSHIKGSEEVMERYKAVCSIIKSDEVAVRLLEGLIDAATRYFGKVVEMENRLQTARFRLESEELKALTEDLDRSRRFAHDAMISDLHIFNRYLVKEYGEDLSEAGFQGGIFPNPDAIRDRIAIADWAGELLSGIYAARKK
- a CDS encoding single-stranded DNA-binding protein, which gives rise to MASLNKVMLIAALGKDPEVRYTSSGTAVASLSVATTEKTKNSSGEWEDRTEWHRVVFWARQAEIAGEYLSKGKSVYIEGRLQTREYEKDGIKRYTTEIVGEKLQMLSPKGDRNNSNTDGSTSNNSGGNKSGASDKFEDQDIPF